ATATTTCTCATTTCAGAATATGGAACAGTTATGCAGTTAATAGCTTGCATTCCAAACAGAGGGAATAAATTATAATTACTAGAACTGGAGTGGAGCACATGTAATAAGCTATGATATACAAAAAGCTACAGAAAGCTTATTAAAATAGAGTTGGATGTGCGTGTTGTCTTACTTTGCAAAATTTCTAGCTGCACTCTGCATAGCTCTGTACGGCCTCAGGTGATAAGAACAGTATCTAAGGAACTGGTCTTTTCATACGCTTGAtgattactgagcgagttggccatgcggttacggtgtcgcagctgtgggcttgcattcgggagatagagggttcgaaacccactatcggcagccctgcagatgattttccgtggtttcctatttttacaccaggcaaatattaactctatcttaattaaggccgtggccacttccttcccattcctagccctttcatgtcccatcgtcgccataagacctatctgtgtcggtgtgacgtaaaacaacttctaaaaaaaataaaaatgtgtgtattCAGAAGGCAGATGAAACAGACTTGAAACTTCTCTTTGGCTCAAGTTCACGGAACAATACTGCCACAGATTGTCATGGCAATGCGCAAAAATATTCAATTTTCTACATAAAATCTGCTCGTTTTTTAAGTCTACGTAACCAATATTATTTACGTCTTCAGATCCAACTACAAAGACTGTCCAATTATTTCATTACATTATGCTTGAACATTTTGTTCATTTAATATATTCTGCATGATGTTACTGAACTCTTTAACTTATTACCTCACTATTATTATGTGTTCTCCTTTGTTTCAGTGTTCTCAAGCATGACGACTGCTGAGGGGGGCAGTACCGGGACAATGGATGTGACGTCATCTCTCTGGTGTTCGTATCTCGAAATAACTTAAAAAGAGATCACCCTCTCCAACAGGAAACAATGAAACGGCAGACATTTAATTTCCACTGTGGCTATTGTGGAGGAAATATTGGAAGTTTTATTAAATGCGAAATTAAAACAGTATTTTATGCTCGATGTTAGACGAATATGTGAACTATTTTTGTGGTATATTTGTTCAGGTTAGTGTAGAACAAGCAGATGGAAGAATTTTGATACGTGATTTAGTAATAGAGGTCTATTTTAACGGAATGTATTGAGGATGGATCAAATATTGATAAAGAGAATACAAGACTTCCCGGAAACagtttcaaatattcttctgatacAAAAAGGAGACTCAAAATACCATGACACGCTTCTACAGGAAATTCATACTTtctataataatgtatgtttatatgttttatcGGTGTTTTAAAGAGAGTTACGTAATGATGTTGTGAATTATAAAGATATCGTTGAATATACAGAAATTATTACGTAGGAAAACAGGGTATTACGTACAACCAAAATGGAAGCAAATACTATTCCAGGCTACAGCACAATGACTGCCTCCAGTAAAGCCAGTGATATTTTAAGTACCTTCAACATTGCTACAGCTACTACGATGTCACCTATCTCAACAGGCAGCAGTAGCATTGGTTCTTCGCACATTACTTCAACAATTGGCATCACAACGGCGGAGAATCTGATTATTAATACTACCAACCGCACAACTTATACCTCTGTTGTAAGTGACAATAACGAGGGGAGTACAGCAAACTGGGAGGCGATattgataataatattaaaatcttCAGTGATGGGATTTATAATTATGGCAGCACTGTTCGGAAATTTACTCGTGATTGTAAGTGTAATGCGTCATCGTAAATTGCGTGTGATCACGAATTATTTCGTAGTATCCCTTGCGTTAGCCGATATGTTGGTAGCCCTGTGTGCTATGTGTTTTAATGCCAGTGTAGAACTGACGGGGGGTACGTGGTTATTTGGATATTTTATGTGTGATGTGTGGAATTCGTTAGATGTGTACTTTTCAACCGCGTCTATTCTTCACTTGTGTTGTATTTCTGTGGACCGCTACTACGCCATCGTCCAACCGCTGGACTATCCACTCATCATGACCCATGCTCGTCTGGCTGTCATGCTGGCAGTAGTGTGGTGTTCCCCAGCTCTAGTCTCCTTCGTGCCCATTTTTATGGGTTGGTACACTACAAGTGAACATCTTGAGTTTCGACGGCAACATCAAGATATTTGCGGCTTCACCGTCAACAAGCCGTATGCAGTGATATCCTCCAGTGTCTCGTTCTGGGTTCCTGGAGTGATCATGATCTGCATGTACTACAGGATCTACGTGGAAGCTGACCGACAAGAAAGGATGTTGTACAGGTAGGGCAGtataacataactttatttttgGGGCATCAGAAATTTTGTATAGGGAGGCATGTGTCACACGGTATCGAATTGACTTTGTCATTCATCCCGCTATATTAAAAAAATCAATCTTAGGAAGTATTTTTAAAGCCAGTCTTACTAGAAACACCCATCTACATCTCTTATTTGACATATTTGGAATCATAGGATTCACAATATAGATGTAACAGAAATTAAGTTCCCGGAAGGAACCAACATTATATTTCACCGATCTGAATATTACGTAAGTATTCACGATgattaggctttttcaatcgtaaaAATTACCAGTGTTCCACTCCAATgttagattaccgagctcgatagctgcaatcgcttaagtgcgttcagtatccagtattcgggagatagtaggttcgaaccccactatcggcagccctgaaaatggttttccgtggtttcccattttcacaccaggcaaatgctggggctgtaccttaattaaggccacggccgcttccttccctttcgtagcccttccccgtcccatcgtcgccatgagacctatctgtgtcggtgcgacgtaaagcaactagcaaaaaaaaaaaaaaaaaaaaaaaagttagattgTCCTCGTATTTTGGATTCCCACATCTCTCATAGATCTTGGCGGCTAGTGAGTCAAACTCATTTGAAGCATCTGCAGCGACATTGCGCTAGGGAGGTAATATGTCTCCACTTGTTATAAATCTCTAAAAATTCTATTGCTGAAGGCAGGCATTTATAGCAAGTGGAATTACATTTGTTACACACTGCAATTTCTCCTTTTATTTTTGTGATACTTTTGTTGTTCATAGCGATGCATATTATAAAGGATGACCCAAATGTCCGTTAACATtttacgaggcaatacttcacgaaatattagaggtagagaggtaataattgacatgcATGATTGAcaacatgggattttattgacaacaaaataaagtacacaaaatagtcaacagacggcgctggacagcaacacgtcaggtacaaatggccacacatactTGACATGACGAGGGGTTTTATTAACACCAACAACGAGTAATTATACAGgtcaacagatggtgctggacagcaacacgtcaggtacaaatggccacacatactTGACACTGCGTGTGGTTTTATTAACACCAACAACAAGTAATTAAACAGGCCAACAAATGGCGCAGGACAGCAACACGTCACTGATACCACATGAGACCCCGTGTACGGTAAAAAAGGACCTGTCGTGAGAGAggacgtcagatgcgcctgcaatcgcgacaTGTTGATGTCACCAGAAAagacactgttagtgaagctttatttactttattttggtgtcaataaaaccccatgtcattccAATCATGCGCGTCTATTATTACCTCTCTAACTCCAATATTCCGTGTGAAttattgcctcatcaaatgttaaccGACTTTTGGGTCGCCGTGTACATACACGGTAAGGATTTTTAACCACCTTCTTCACTAGAACGCTTTGAATTAGGATATTGGAAATAAGATATTTTCTTTGCTAATTACCATAATTTTGCTGTTCTTAATGTTTATGTTAATGGCAAAGGCTTACAGTATGATATCCGCTTTAAACATGTAAACCGTTTGTTTGATGAACCTGCCATGATGCAATGCCTTCTGTGTATCGTATGCTGCGTGTtagttttcttttcagttttgtctCCTAATACTGTATTTTAAATCTACCAATTTAGGTTTCCTGAAATTCGCAGGAGTGACTGGGAGCTTTTAGGAAGATCGAAAGTGTTATTTTATTTTCCATGATTGGTGTTGGTTTTAGGGAGAAATTTTATATGAATAACTTCAATAGCGATCGAAAGTGACAGCATTTTTGCTGTAAAACTTCGTCAATAATGTGTCTTATCAGAAACGGACTGTGTTGAGTTTGTCTCAGCGACATGCATTGTGGTAGCGGACGCCAGACAGCAGTACTGAACCTGCATTATGCGAGAGACAAAAGGTACCTACTAAAAGCTGAGTTTTCATGAGTATTTCAACGGCTATCTTCTTCGAATGTTTACCTGTTCAGATACATTTTTTTGCTTACTGTGGTAAATATCTTCTATAGGGTTTTCAGTGTAGGTATGTACCTGTATCCCATAATAGGCAATCGATGTTGTATTTGTTTTACACTTCATACTCAGACCCtagaacctccatggctcaggcggcagcacgccggcctctcaccgctggattccttggttcaaatcccggtcagtccatgtgagatttgtgctggacaaagcggagccgggacaggattttctccgggtactccgattttccctgtcatatatcattccagtaACCCTCTCCAATATTTTCATTAGGGTCtaagtaaaaaatgaaaatccacagcctgtttccagtcattcgaccgggtcaggaatggaatgaatgaagtccccatctagcggcgaggataggaattgtgccgcctgccgaagcgtgtcgcactcctctgtggcaatgattaatgacggacaaatgaaatgaaatggtattggagagtgtagcgggaatgaaagatgacaggggtcTTACCTGGAGtctcggagtacccgaagaaaaacgtgtcccgcctccgctttgtccagcacaaatctcagttggagtgaccgggatttgaaccacggaacccagcggtgagaggccggcaagctgccgcctaagccacggaggctatacTTAGACCCTACTAATTATAGAAAAGTATCCAGGGCCTGAATAGTTTCAAAATCACTGCAGTGATCTGGAAGCCGGCCCCACAGTCTGGAGTTAGCCAGTCAGCTTTTTGTCTGGAGACTtcgctttcgattcccggccagctcaagAATGTTTTTctgtatctgagggctagttccaggtccactcagaCTCCACGAGAACATTTAaagagctatccgacggtgagatagtggccccggtctagaaagccgagaataacggccgagaggattcgtcacgctgaccacgcgtcacttcATAATATGCAAGCCTTCGTTTTGAGCGGCGGTCAATCGGTACCCCAAGGTCCGTCAGGGATGTAGcgtcatgaggtttggtttggtatggaCCTGGGGATTACCGGGAGATCAATGCAATGTTCTATTTCACAACTGTTATGGATGAATGGACTGATGAATTCAATTGAGATGTTGTCTGATAAGTTTGTAGTTAGATGTgattgttcatatcgtgatcatactGCAACTGGTGTCTGCTTGATAAGGAAGTCAGAAGTCCGGGTCAATGAGAAGTACGACTGAGGGAGTCTTCGGGACTACCTCGTGACACTCTGATATTTATATAGACACCATTCggataatgcctttgctggtgagatgtagtgcttacagtgcactatgtcttctggtatgggctatatcaaatttgttactttcattgacctgtctcagtctcatccttggctttgacaagatgaaagtgactgaggtatgagtgatgcaattaataccattgcttatgcagccagtccctgttatgaatggtgtgaaaatatcgctcataggatcggttgatgcatgcatttcagtgggcttggcagactgatatgtaatagcagcggctggctcggtgaggaaagcaacgggaaactacctcactcctcatttctctagtacgcctcttcagtgacgtctaggctatttatgactcgaatcgaatcaaatcgaatcgaatcaaatcaaatcaaatcaaatcaaatcaaatcaaatcaaatcaaatcaaatcaaatcaaatcaaatccaatcaaatccaatcaaatccaatcaaatccaatcaaatccaatcaaatccaatcaaatccaatccaatccaatccaatccaatccaatccaatcaaatcaaatcaaatcaaatcaaatccaatccaatcacttcactttatttgcaaatgttcGGTTTGGTTTGGACCTGGGGATTACCGAGAGATCGAAACAGTTTTCTATTTCACAACTGATATGGATGAATTCGATTGAGATGTTGTCTGAGTAATGTTTGTAGTTAGACGTTGTTGTTAGTATCGTGATCATACCGCAACGGGTGTCTTCCTGATATGGAAGCCAGACGTCCGGCTCACCACTACAtcagtggcaaatgatacacaaggatacattattatcaagcactaaattttaaatttaaaaaagaaaattaataattaagaggggaattcctcaaggcagtattattggaaattgatgttttcttatgtatataaatgatatgagtaaaggagtggaatcagaggtaaggctttttccgGTTGATGATGTtctgtttagagtaataaataagttacaagattgtgtgcaaaTAGTTCACCATTCCCAAGATAGACTATAACCAGTCGTTACTATCGTTTTCACTCTCTTGATACTACATCCCTTTCAGCGTCATTTTACTCTACAAGTTAATTCCGCGCGCCACTCTTTGGAGGATCACGCATTAATTAAAGTACTCGGAGAGTGGAGAGTAAATAGAATTAAAGATCACCTCAGCTTTAGATTACGCCCTCAGGCTTATTCTAAATGCATTACTGTTATAAATTTGAAACTCTAAGAGTGGTTTCTTTCATCACTTCATCTCATGTGCAACATGAAATCTGATTCCAAGGTTGGAAACCTGAGCAAGGATACACGGCAAAAGTGATATTTTCACTCGATTTTGATGACGTTAAAACActagattttctccttcttcttcttcttcttcttcttcttcttcttaatgtgttgaccctccagggttggtttttccctcggactcaacgagggaccccacttctaccgcctcaagggcagtgtcctggagcttcagattttgggtcggggatacaactggggataaggaccagtacccctcccaggtggcctcacgttttatgttgagcagggggcttgtagggggatgggaagattggaagggatagaaaaggaagagggaaggaggcggccgtggccttaagttaggtaccatcccggcattttcttggaggagaagtgggaaaccacggaaaaccactgcgaggatgggtgaagtgggaatcgaaccctcctctactcagatggcctcccggggctgagtgtaccccgttccagccctcgtaacacttctcaaatttcgtggcagagccgggaatcaaacccgggcctctgagagtggcagctaatcacgctaatcattacaccacagaggtggacaacacTGTATCTACGGAAATAAATTGCTTTACGCTATTTATTAGCAGagctatccttggctttgacaatgtgaaagtgaccgaggtatgagggatgctagcaattccattccttatgcacccagtccctgcaatgaatgttgtgaaaacattgctcatattgtcggttggtgcatgcatttcagtgggcgtgggatctgttgaggatccaacc
This window of the Anabrus simplex isolate iqAnaSimp1 chromosome 8, ASM4041472v1, whole genome shotgun sequence genome carries:
- the LOC136879344 gene encoding octopamine receptor beta-1R-like; amino-acid sequence: MEANTIPGYSTMTASSKASDILSTFNIATATTMSPISTGSSSIGSSHITSTIGITTAENLIINTTNRTTYTSVVSDNNEGSTANWEAILIIILKSSVMGFIIMAALFGNLLVIVSVMRHRKLRVITNYFVVSLALADMLVALCAMCFNASVELTGGTWLFGYFMCDVWNSLDVYFSTASILHLCCISVDRYYAIVQPLDYPLIMTHARLAVMLAVVWCSPALVSFVPIFMGWYTTSEHLEFRRQHQDICGFTVNKPYAVISSSVSFWVPGVIMICMYYRIYVEADRQERMLYR